A single Eleginops maclovinus isolate JMC-PN-2008 ecotype Puerto Natales chromosome 5, JC_Emac_rtc_rv5, whole genome shotgun sequence DNA region contains:
- the pgm2 gene encoding LOW QUALITY PROTEIN: phosphoglucomutase-2 (The sequence of the model RefSeq protein was modified relative to this genomic sequence to represent the inferred CDS: inserted 1 base in 1 codon), whose translation MENGSSIAGDXELQQAVRQWLEFDKNPKTVSMVQDLVKEGAVEALKKCFSSRMEFGTAGLRAAMGPGTCCMNDLTIIQTTQGFCRYLEDSFDTIKERGVVIGYDARAHPPSGGGSKRFASLAAAVFISRGVPVHLFSGITPTPFVPFTVSHLGLCAGIMVTASHNPKQDNGYKVYWENGAQIVSPHDKGIAKAIEENLEPWPESWSTEEALKSPLLKDPYQDIHTQYFKAIQKHCHHRDINKSSEVKIVHTSVHGVGHTFVQSAFQAFDLHPPFAVEEQKDPDPEFPTVKYPNPEEGKGVLTLSFALAERKGAAVVLANDPDADRLAIAEKQESGQWRVFTGNELGALLGWWMFRCWKEQNSDAAAAVKNLYMLSSTVSSKILRAIALKEGFHFEETLTGFKWMGNRARDLLDQGKTVLFAFEEAIGYMCSPSVLDKDGVSAAAIAGEMISYLATKSLKLSQQVTNIYEEYGYHISKNSYFICHDQDVIRSLFERLRNHSGQKDSYPTECGRFAISAVRDLTTGYDSNQPCNKAVLPTSRSSQMITFSFANGGVATMRTSGTEPKIKYYTELCAAPGNSDVTHLKKELDELVDAIVDNFFEPEKNKLQPKPE comes from the exons ATGGAGAACGGTTCATCCATAGCGGGGG TCGAGCTGCAGCAGGCTGTCAGGCAGTGGCTGGAGTTTGACAAG AATCCCAAGACCGTGTCAATGGTGCAGGACCTGGTGAAAGAAGGAGCTGTGGAGGCTTTGAAGAAATGCTTCTCCTCCAGGATGGAGTTTGGTACCGCAGGTCTGAGAGCAGCTATGGGCCCTGGCACATGCTGTATGAATGACCTCACTATCATCCAGACAACACAG GGTTTCTGTCGCTACCTGGAGGACAGTTTTGATACCATCAAGGAGCGTGGGGTGGTGATAGGGTACGACGCCCGGGCCCACCCCCCAAGTGGGGGCGGCAGCAAACGCTTCGCCAGCCTGGCCGCTGCTGTGTTCATCAGCCGCGGGGTGCCGGTCCACCTCTTCTCTGGTATCACCCCGACACCATTTGTG CCGTTCACAGTTTCTCACCTGGGTCTGTGTGCTGGTATCATGGTGACCGCCTCGCACAACCCCAAACAGGACAATGGCTACAAG GTGTACTGGGAGAACGGGGCACAGATCGTCTCTCCTCATGACAAAGGTATCGCCAAGGCCATAGAGGAGAACCTGGAGCCCTGGCCCGAGTCCTGGAGCACAGAGGAGGCCCTGAAGAGCCCCTTGCTCAAAGATCCCTACCAGGACATCCACACACAATACTTCAAAGCCATCCAGAAACACTGTCACCACAG GGACATAAACAAGAGTTCAGAGGTGAAAATCGTGCATACATCTGTGCACGGCGTTGGACACACATTTGTCCAGTCAGCTTTTCAGGCCTTTGACCTCCACCCTCCATTTGCTGTCGAGGAACAGAAAGATCCAGACCCTGAATTCCCCACTGTCAAATATCCCAATCCCGAGGAAGGAAAAGGAGTCCTG actCTGTCGTTTGCACTGGCAGAGAGGAAGGGGGCTGCTGTTGTGTTGGCGAATGATCCTGATGCTGATCGCCTGGCCATCGCTGAGAAGCAGGAAag TGGACAGTGGCGAGTGTTCACTGGTAATGAGTTGGGAGCGTTGCTTGGATGGTGGATGTTCCGCTGTTGGAAAGAGCAGAACTCTGACGCTGCTGCTGCGGTGAAAAACCTCTACATGCTGTCGAGCACCGTCTCATCCAAGATACTGCGTGCCATTGCTCTGAAGGAAGGCTTCCACTTTGAG GAAACACTTACTGGGTTCAAATGGATGGGAAACAGAGCCAGAGACCTTTTGGACCAGGGCAAGACTGTGCTTTTTGCCTTTGAGGAGGCCatag ggtATATGTGTAGTCCCTCTGTATTGGACAAGGATGGAGTGAGTGCTGCAGCCATAGCAGGAGAGATGATTTCCTATCTGGCCACGAAAAGCTTGAAGCTTTCTCAACAAGTCACTAACATCTATGAAGA GTACGGCTACCACATCAGTAAGAATTCCTATTTCATTTGCCATGACCAGGATGTGATCCGCAGCTTGTTCGAGCGCCTGCGCAACCATAGTGGCCAGAAAGACTCGTATCCCACTGAATGTGGCCGCTTCGCCATTTCTGCTGTACGGGACCTGACCACCGGCTACGACAGCAACCAGCCTTGCAACAAGGCT gtTCTTCCCACCTCCAGGTCGAGTCAGATGATCACCTTCAGCTTCGCCAACGGGGGTGTGGCAACCATGAGGACCAGCGGCACGGAGCCAAAAATCAAATACTATACTGAACTGTGTGCAGCTCCTGGTAACAG TGATGTGACACACCTGAAGAAGGAGCTGGATGAATTGGTTGACGCTATTGTTGACAACTTCTTCGAGCCAGAGAAGAATAAGCTGCAGCCCAAACCGGAGTAA